From the Accumulibacter sp. genome, one window contains:
- a CDS encoding DUF3313 domain-containing protein, giving the protein MQRARVLQVLHRAGRRRSLRAFAVAGCALLAGCAGDGGSLLGSGTTTVATDKARLTQSGFLSDYARLRPTSWGHGIECWRDPALDATRYNAVLVSRIDVSLRSRDGGPQTFDPKDIATLTDYFHHALIKALRPQMQIVNQPGPGVVVLRVALTDLVPTKVTDSVAGTLIPYGFVAEAGSGAATGRPAGSTPYMGETGMEMQFRDGASGRILGECRDTEIGRKYAVDVNSSAVGAAQTWANGYLSSFQAWTYAKDAFDKWSLQVAERLAKLRAGQP; this is encoded by the coding sequence ATGCAGCGAGCACGAGTTCTTCAAGTTCTTCATCGGGCGGGCAGGCGCCGCAGCCTGCGGGCCTTCGCCGTGGCCGGGTGCGCACTCCTCGCCGGTTGCGCCGGTGACGGCGGCAGCCTGCTGGGCAGCGGTACGACGACCGTCGCCACGGACAAGGCGCGACTGACGCAGAGCGGCTTTCTCTCCGACTATGCCCGGCTGCGTCCGACCTCGTGGGGGCACGGGATCGAGTGCTGGCGCGACCCGGCACTCGATGCCACGCGCTACAACGCGGTCCTGGTCTCGCGCATCGACGTCTCGCTCAGGTCGCGCGATGGCGGACCGCAGACCTTCGATCCGAAGGACATCGCGACCCTCACCGACTACTTCCATCACGCGCTCATCAAGGCGCTGCGGCCGCAGATGCAGATCGTCAACCAGCCGGGACCGGGGGTCGTCGTCCTGCGCGTGGCACTCACCGATCTCGTGCCGACCAAGGTCACCGACAGTGTGGCGGGGACGCTGATTCCCTACGGCTTCGTCGCCGAGGCGGGTTCCGGTGCGGCCACCGGCCGGCCGGCGGGATCGACTCCGTACATGGGCGAGACCGGCATGGAGATGCAGTTCCGCGACGGCGCGTCGGGCCGGATTCTCGGCGAGTGCCGCGACACCGAGATCGGCCGCAAGTACGCGGTCGATGTCAACTCCTCGGCGGTCGGTGCGGCGCAGACCTGGGCCAATGGCTACCTCAGCTCCTTCCAGGCATGGACCTATGCCAAGGATGCCTTCGACAAGTGGTCGCTGCAGGTGGCCGAGCGTCTCGCCAAACTGCGCGCCGGCCAGCCGTAG
- a CDS encoding addiction module protein: MGNKLELLEAEALQLTVGERAAFAQVLLASLDEDAEVEEAWAAETERRISDIESGAVQTIPIADALAQVRASLR; this comes from the coding sequence ATGGGAAACAAACTCGAATTGCTCGAAGCCGAAGCCCTGCAACTTACAGTCGGTGAACGCGCGGCGTTCGCCCAGGTATTGCTTGCCAGTCTCGACGAAGATGCTGAGGTTGAGGAAGCATGGGCCGCCGAAACCGAGCGCAGAATTTCCGACATCGAGAGTGGAGCGGTACAGACCATTCCAATTGCTGATGCACTTGCACAGGTTCGTGCGTCGCTGAGGTGA
- a CDS encoding 2-phosphosulfolactate phosphatase: MRTRRVFLNRLDPIREPVDAVVVIDVLRSFSTAAYAFVAGAGTIYPVETIAAAFRLQRQLPDAVTTGAVGGGDPIPGFDFGNSPAELQHVHLAGRPLIQTTAAGVRGLTRFRHARALFAGSLVLARATASALLELQPAEVCFVITGEWVDRDGDEDVACADYIDALLQGEQPDPEHYAARVRESDFGRRFLADDNPHLPARDLHLCAQPDRFDFALAAAHVDGHLQLRRVRCALPGQSPAAGEVRHALRLRDTRGTPPTARTEGC, translated from the coding sequence ATGCGTACCCGCCGCGTCTTCCTGAATCGCCTCGATCCGATCCGCGAGCCGGTTGACGCGGTGGTGGTGATCGACGTCCTGCGCTCCTTCAGCACCGCGGCCTACGCCTTCGTGGCCGGCGCCGGAACGATCTACCCGGTGGAGACGATCGCCGCTGCCTTCCGCCTGCAGCGGCAGCTCCCGGATGCCGTGACGACCGGTGCGGTCGGCGGCGGCGACCCAATACCGGGCTTCGATTTCGGCAACTCGCCCGCCGAGTTGCAGCACGTCCACCTGGCGGGCCGGCCACTGATCCAGACCACGGCTGCCGGCGTGCGCGGACTGACGCGCTTCCGCCACGCGCGGGCGCTGTTCGCCGGCAGCCTGGTGCTCGCGCGTGCCACCGCCAGCGCGCTGCTCGAGCTGCAGCCGGCGGAAGTGTGTTTCGTCATCACCGGCGAGTGGGTCGACCGCGATGGCGACGAGGATGTCGCCTGCGCCGACTACATCGATGCCCTGCTGCAGGGCGAGCAGCCCGATCCCGAACATTACGCGGCGCGGGTCCGCGAATCGGATTTCGGCCGCCGTTTCCTCGCCGACGACAACCCCCACCTGCCGGCGCGCGATCTCCACCTCTGTGCGCAGCCCGACCGCTTCGATTTCGCCCTCGCGGCAGCGCACGTCGATGGCCATCTGCAACTCCGCCGTGTGCGCTGCGCGCTTCCCGGACAGTCGCCGGCGGCCGGCGAAGTGCGCCATGCGCTGCGTCTGCGCGATACCCGCGGCACGCCGCCGACGGCGCGGACGGAGGGCTGCTGA
- a CDS encoding phage integrase N-terminal SAM-like domain-containing protein: protein MPAYLLHLIRDRKLAYASVNQASCALRFLYRRVLGRPEAGFDIPMAKVPKRLPQILSREEVARLIDAARTLRGRTLLMTTYAAGLRVYLSTTSRDLHLARSKRIGNTSPLELLAPLG from the coding sequence GTGCCGGCCTACCTGCTGCACCTGATTCGCGACCGCAAGCTGGCCTACGCCAGTGTCAACCAGGCATCGTGTGCGCTGCGCTTCCTTTATCGGCGGGTGCTCGGTCGCCCGGAAGCCGGTTTCGACATCCCGATGGCGAAGGTGCCCAAGCGCCTGCCGCAGATCCTGTCGCGCGAAGAGGTCGCACGCCTGATCGACGCGGCGCGAACCCTGCGCGGACGCACGCTGTTGATGACCACCTACGCCGCCGGCTTGCGGGTATATCTGTCGACGACCTCGCGCGACCTGCACTTGGCGCGCTCGAAGCGGATCGGCAACACCTCGCCCCTGGAGCTGCTCGCCCCGCTCGGTTGA
- a CDS encoding DUF2760 domain-containing protein: MKAAHPSLLSRISIAFGTFFAVLADGDLAARIQALRSGEQRHEPAAPPAPPAAAARPAPPPLLAAAPDGALQLLGLLQREARFIDFIQEDVAAYGDADIGAAARVVHEGCRKVLRENFRIEPVRDEPEGSRLTLPAGFDAAAIRVTGNVVGQPPFTGSLTHRGWRVGETRLPQLASGHDLRIVAAAEVEL; this comes from the coding sequence ATGAAAGCAGCCCACCCATCCCTGTTGAGCAGAATCTCGATTGCCTTCGGCACCTTCTTCGCCGTCCTTGCCGACGGCGACCTCGCTGCCCGCATCCAGGCCTTGCGCAGTGGCGAGCAGCGCCACGAACCAGCGGCGCCGCCGGCCCCGCCTGCCGCCGCCGCCAGACCGGCGCCGCCGCCGCTGCTCGCCGCGGCGCCCGACGGCGCGCTGCAGCTCCTCGGGCTGCTGCAGCGCGAAGCGCGCTTCATCGACTTCATCCAGGAGGATGTCGCCGCCTACGGCGACGCCGACATCGGTGCCGCGGCGCGCGTCGTCCATGAAGGCTGCCGCAAGGTGCTGCGCGAGAACTTCCGCATCGAGCCGGTGCGCGACGAGCCCGAAGGCAGCCGCCTGACGCTGCCGGCAGGCTTCGACGCCGCGGCGATCCGCGTCACCGGCAACGTCGTCGGCCAGCCGCCGTTTACCGGCAGCCTGACGCATCGCGGCTGGCGGGTGGGCGAAACGCGCCTGCCGCAACTGGCGAGCGGCCACGACCTGCGCATCGTTGCCGCGGCGGAGGTGGAACTGTGA
- a CDS encoding Hsp70 family protein — protein MSEARFSIGIDLGTTHCALSYVELAACDGEQVSQQVLPIPQLTAPGTVESPGLLPSFIYLPHASELASGDLSLPWTAEHDYAVGEMARSRGAATPIRLVSSAKSWLCHAGVDRRAAILPSDAPPEVARLSPLEASLRYLAHLRAAWDHAQPAAPFVEQEVVVTIPASFDPAARELTAEAARAAGCERMILLEEPQAALYSWIEKSGGGWRKQVQPGDIILVVDVGGGTSDFSLIAVVERDGNLELHRVAVGEHILLGGDNMDLALAYAVAGKLSAQGSKLDAWQLRALTHACRSAKEALLGDPDLASVPLVIASRGARLIGGSLRSELTREELGATLVDGFFPPAAIGDRPQGRGRAGLTQLGLPYAQDAAISRHLAAFLARQVAATADLEGFSSRLPDGASFLHPTAVLFNGGVFKSDLLAERTLTIINSWLAAEGAAAARLLEGADLDLAVARGAAYYGYVRRGQGVRIRGGTARAYYVAVESVMPAVPGMQPPVQALCLAPFGMEEGSEAALPAMEFGLVVGEQVRFRFFGSSVRRQDQVGTLLEEWEPDELQELDEIQTTLPADGRAAGEVVRVRLHARVTEAGTLELEALPHDGPQRWKVEFDVRAGAGD, from the coding sequence GTGAGCGAAGCCAGATTCTCGATCGGCATCGACCTCGGCACCACCCACTGCGCGCTCTCCTATGTGGAGCTCGCGGCCTGCGACGGCGAGCAGGTCAGCCAGCAGGTGCTGCCGATCCCGCAGCTCACCGCACCCGGCACGGTCGAGTCACCCGGACTGCTGCCCTCGTTCATCTACCTGCCGCATGCCAGCGAACTCGCCAGCGGCGATCTCAGCCTGCCGTGGACGGCGGAGCACGACTACGCCGTCGGCGAAATGGCGCGCAGCCGCGGCGCGGCGACGCCGATCCGCCTGGTGTCGAGCGCCAAGAGCTGGCTTTGCCACGCCGGCGTCGACCGCCGGGCCGCGATCCTGCCGAGTGACGCACCACCGGAAGTCGCCCGGCTGTCGCCGCTCGAGGCCTCGCTGCGCTACCTCGCCCACCTGCGCGCCGCCTGGGACCACGCGCAACCCGCGGCGCCCTTCGTCGAGCAGGAAGTCGTCGTCACCATCCCGGCATCCTTCGACCCGGCGGCGCGCGAGCTGACTGCCGAGGCGGCGCGCGCCGCCGGCTGCGAGCGGATGATCCTGCTCGAGGAGCCGCAGGCGGCGCTCTACAGCTGGATCGAGAAGAGCGGCGGCGGCTGGCGCAAGCAGGTGCAGCCCGGCGACATCATCCTCGTCGTCGACGTCGGCGGCGGCACCAGCGACTTCTCGCTGATCGCCGTCGTCGAGCGCGACGGCAACCTCGAACTGCACCGCGTCGCAGTCGGCGAGCACATCCTGCTCGGTGGCGACAACATGGACCTGGCACTCGCCTACGCCGTCGCCGGCAAGCTGTCGGCGCAGGGCAGCAAGCTCGACGCCTGGCAGTTGCGCGCGCTGACGCACGCCTGCCGGTCGGCCAAGGAGGCGCTGCTCGGCGACCCCGATCTGGCGTCCGTGCCGCTGGTGATCGCCAGCCGCGGCGCCCGGCTGATCGGTGGCTCGCTGCGCAGCGAGCTGACGCGCGAGGAACTGGGCGCGACGCTGGTCGACGGCTTCTTCCCGCCGGCGGCGATCGGCGACCGGCCGCAGGGCCGCGGCCGCGCCGGCCTGACGCAGCTCGGCCTGCCGTACGCGCAGGACGCCGCCATCAGCCGCCACCTCGCCGCCTTTCTCGCCCGCCAGGTGGCGGCGACCGCCGACCTCGAGGGCTTCAGCAGCCGGCTGCCGGACGGCGCCAGCTTCCTGCATCCGACCGCCGTCCTCTTCAACGGCGGCGTCTTCAAGTCCGATCTGCTCGCCGAGCGGACGTTGACGATCATCAACTCGTGGCTCGCCGCTGAAGGGGCAGCGGCCGCGCGCCTGCTCGAAGGCGCTGACCTCGACCTCGCCGTCGCCCGCGGCGCCGCCTACTACGGCTACGTCCGGCGCGGCCAGGGGGTGCGCATCCGCGGCGGCACGGCGCGCGCCTACTACGTCGCCGTCGAGTCGGTGATGCCCGCCGTTCCCGGCATGCAGCCGCCGGTGCAGGCGCTGTGCCTGGCGCCTTTCGGCATGGAGGAAGGGAGCGAGGCGGCGTTGCCGGCGATGGAGTTCGGTCTCGTCGTCGGCGAGCAGGTGCGCTTCCGCTTCTTCGGTTCGTCGGTGCGCCGCCAGGACCAGGTCGGTACGCTGCTCGAAGAGTGGGAGCCGGACGAACTGCAGGAACTCGACGAGATCCAGACGACGCTGCCGGCCGACGGCCGCGCCGCCGGCGAGGTGGTCCGCGTCCGCCTGCACGCGCGCGTCACCGAAGCCGGCACGCTCGAGCTCGAGGCGCTGCCGCACGATGGTCCGCAGCGCTGGAAGGTCGAGTTCGACGTGCGCGCCGGCGCCGGCGATTGA